CCCTGGTACTGGGCCATGAAAATGTGGCCGCCCTTGGCCATGATGTAACCGTCTGGGTCACCTAACGACTTGTGGTCCAGCTCTTCCATCTCAAAGTAGCGCTCAATCCAGGCTTGGTTCAGGCGTTTGAAATCTGCGGCGTGCTGGGGCTGGTAATCTATGATAGAGACCGACAGGGCCTCGGGGTGAGCTTGCATAGGAACGTAAAAAAGTGGCTGGGCAAAGATAAGGAAGTGAATAGTTTGTTTTGGGGCTCATTTCTGAAAACGAGGCCGAAAACGCAAAAGAAAAAGTTGATCCCGCACCTGGCGCTGGCATACGCCGGGAACGCGACCGGCCGTTTTACTGTTCAGATAACCAACAAAACCCCCTATCTTTCGCCGCACAGATAAAATCACATGAAAAAAAGCCCCTTCCTACTCCTGTTGGGTTTTCTGGTGGCCTGTTCCAGCAGCAAACCAACCCCAGAGATTTCCTCCGCCCCCACGGCCGCGCCTGTTTCAGCGTTCACGTCCCACGTGGACGCCGTGCGCCAGCAGTTTGCCCCAGACAAGCGCGTGGCCTTGTTTGACGTGAAAACCAACGGCACCGTGCTCACCGGCGAGACCAATATGCCCGCCGCCAAGGCCGCGTTGCTGAGCAAGCTTACGGCTGCCGGCATCTCGTTCCAGGACAGCATTCAGGTATTGCCCCTGGCTGATCTGAAAGACAAGACCAACGCCGTTGTCACGCTTTCAGTGGCCAATTTGCGCTCTGAGCCCAAGCACCCGGCAGAACTGGCCACGCAGGCCACCATGGGCACGCCGCTCAAAGTCTGGAAACAGAAAAGCGGCTGGTACCTGGTGCAAACCCCAGATCATTATTTGGCCTGGGTAGATGGTAGTGGCATTAAATTGATGGACAACACTGCTTTTGCTGCCTGGCAGAAGGGCGAAAAACTGCTCTACACTTTGCCTTACGGCTTTGCCTACGCTGCTCCAGACAAAGGCGGCGCCACCGTTTCTGACCTGGTGTACGGCGATGTGATGGTGCTGAAAAACCAAACCAAAGAGTTCTACGAAGTAGGTTTCCCAGACGGCCGCACCG
This region of Rufibacter sp. LB8 genomic DNA includes:
- a CDS encoding SH3 domain-containing C40 family peptidase — its product is MKKSPFLLLLGFLVACSSSKPTPEISSAPTAAPVSAFTSHVDAVRQQFAPDKRVALFDVKTNGTVLTGETNMPAAKAALLSKLTAAGISFQDSIQVLPLADLKDKTNAVVTLSVANLRSEPKHPAELATQATMGTPLKVWKQKSGWYLVQTPDHYLAWVDGSGIKLMDNTAFAAWQKGEKLLYTLPYGFAYAAPDKGGATVSDLVYGDVMVLKNQTKEFYEVGFPDGRTAFVSLPEAEKYAKWAATRQPTEQNLVETSKKLMGLPYLWGGTSFKGVDCSGFTKTVYFMNGLVLPRDASQQVHVGEPIDTQNGFQNMRPGDLLFFGSKAKDGRPERVVHVGMWIGNNEFIHSAGRVRISSMDPASPNFDEPELKRFLRAKRVPPQATLLDLRSAALYQ